From a single Sebastes umbrosus isolate fSebUmb1 chromosome 17, fSebUmb1.pri, whole genome shotgun sequence genomic region:
- the haus1 gene encoding HAUS augmin-like complex subunit 1 has protein sequence MCEKIKKVNSWLSSVFGDQPVPQFEVNTRTVDILYQLVRSSEARCGDTALLTEDLQQKAAEYQAEGAHLRDVLLQGVGLSCSSLSKPAADYLSALVDTAMVLGVRDTSLCSFMPAVNNLTNELLEEEKSNRRLERELRALSKRLGATLVMRSSLQEDINKTVKSQSVESAKAEERMLHMDFVTAKAKELSSRRERAEAQLVSRNMDKSITHQAIVQLSEEATALKQEIIPLKKKIETYMDLSPSPSLAQVKIEEAKRELAAIDSQLEMKMDFK, from the exons ATGTGTGAAAAGATCAAGAAG GTGAACAGCTGGCTCAGCTCTGTGTTTGGAGATCAGCCGGTGCCTCAGTTTGAGGTCAACACGAGGACGGTGGACATCCTGTACCAGCTGGTCCGGTCCAGTGAAGCCCGGTGCGGGGACACAGCTCTCCTCACTGAAGACCTCCAACAGAAAGCAGCAGAGTATCAGGCTGAGG GTGCTCATCTCCGTGATGTTCTTCTACAAGGTGTAGGTCTGTCCTGTTCAAGCTTGTCAAAGCCCGCTGCTGACTACCTGTCTGCTTTAGTGGACACTGCCATGGTGCTGGGAGTCAGAGACACATCACTGTGCAG CTTCATGCCAGCAGTGAACAACCTCACCAACGAGCTGCTGGAAGAAGAGAAGTCAAACAGGAGACTTGAGAGGGAGCTCAGGGCGCTCAGCAAGAGACTGGGTGCTACTCTGGTGATGCGGAGCAGCTTACAAGA GGACATCAACAAAACTGTCAAATCACAGTCGGTGGAGAGCGCTAAAGCGGAGGAGAGAATGCTCCACATGGATTTTGTTACGGCAAAGGCTAAAGAGCTCAGCAGCAGGCGGGAGAGGGCAGAG GCTCAGCTCGTGTCCAggaacatggacaagtctatcACCCACCAGGCTATTGTGCAGCTCTCTGAG GAAGCCACCGCGCTGAAACAAGAAATAATCCccttgaaaaagaaaatagagacTTACATGGACTTAAGCCCG AGCCCGTCTCTTGCTCAAGTGAAAATAGAAGAAGCAAAAAGAGAGCTG GCAGCAATCGATTCCCAACTGGAGATGAAAATGGATTTCAAGTGA